A genomic stretch from Mycobacterium paraterrae includes:
- a CDS encoding HugZ family protein, with translation MVNRDHGDVGDAPSVPPPLQPVSIPAQPSAAEQARTIAAAANAATLATLTVDGDPWASLVAYGLLGGAPVLCVSNLAEHGRNLAHDPRASVSIVTASNDADPLATGRITLAGAVTAPLDGDRAAARTAYMDAVPSARFYIDYSDFTLWVLRVERVRWVGGYGRMDSATGADYLAAEPDPVTPAAARAIAHLNADHADALVAMARAFGGYPDTEESVCTGIDRYGLDLRVHTRRGIAYTRVGFPERLTSADQLRSVTAELAHAANGSA, from the coding sequence GTGGTGAACCGCGACCATGGCGATGTCGGTGACGCTCCCTCGGTGCCGCCGCCGCTGCAGCCGGTGAGCATCCCCGCTCAGCCGTCCGCCGCCGAACAGGCCCGCACCATCGCGGCAGCCGCCAACGCGGCGACGCTGGCTACCTTGACCGTCGACGGTGATCCGTGGGCGTCGCTGGTGGCGTACGGGCTGCTGGGCGGAGCCCCCGTGCTGTGCGTGTCGAACCTCGCCGAGCACGGCCGCAACCTGGCCCACGACCCGCGGGCCAGCGTGTCGATCGTGACGGCGAGCAACGACGCCGACCCGCTGGCCACGGGCCGAATCACCCTGGCCGGCGCCGTCACGGCTCCGCTGGACGGCGACCGCGCGGCTGCCCGCACGGCCTACATGGATGCGGTGCCTTCGGCGCGGTTCTACATTGACTACAGCGACTTCACGCTCTGGGTGCTGCGAGTCGAGCGGGTCCGCTGGGTTGGCGGATACGGCCGAATGGACTCGGCCACCGGCGCGGATTACCTCGCCGCGGAGCCGGATCCGGTGACGCCGGCAGCGGCACGCGCCATCGCCCATCTCAACGCCGACCACGCCGATGCCCTGGTGGCGATGGCCCGGGCGTTCGGTGGCTATCCCGACACCGAGGAGTCGGTGTGTACGGGTATCGACCGCTACGGCCTCGACTTGCGGGTGCATACCCGCCGCGGCATCGCCTACACTCGGGTCGGCTTTCCCGAACGGTTGACGTCGGCTGACCAATTGCGTTCGGTCACAGCTGAGTTGGCACACGCAGCCAACGGCTCGGCCTGA
- a CDS encoding LLM class F420-dependent oxidoreductase produces MRFGVFTFLNDTGIGPVDLAVALEARGFGSLFVTEHTHIPVNTQTPYPMGGPIPPQYYRTLDPFVSLTAAAVATESLLLGTGISLVTQRDPILTAKEVASLDLVSQGRFLFGVGVGWLREEIAHHGVDPKVRGRVMDERIRAMIDIWTKDEAEFHGKYVDFDPIYSWPKPLTKPYTPLYFGGGEANFPRIAEFGAGWLSLSPSADALAGDLGKLRDLAGPDVPVIASHVGKVTAELLAGYRDLGIKHVTVELPTQPREETLRRLDTLHAAYAELD; encoded by the coding sequence ATGCGGTTTGGCGTGTTCACATTTCTCAACGACACCGGCATCGGGCCGGTCGACCTCGCGGTGGCCTTGGAGGCGCGCGGCTTCGGGTCGCTGTTCGTCACCGAGCACACGCACATTCCGGTCAACACCCAGACCCCGTACCCGATGGGCGGCCCGATCCCGCCGCAGTATTACCGCACACTCGATCCGTTCGTCTCGCTGACGGCGGCTGCGGTCGCTACCGAGTCGCTGCTATTGGGCACCGGGATATCACTGGTCACGCAGCGCGACCCCATCCTGACGGCCAAAGAGGTGGCCTCGCTCGACCTGGTGTCGCAGGGCCGGTTCCTATTCGGTGTCGGCGTGGGTTGGCTGCGTGAAGAGATCGCCCATCACGGCGTCGACCCGAAGGTGCGCGGTCGCGTGATGGATGAGCGGATCCGGGCGATGATCGACATCTGGACCAAGGACGAGGCCGAATTCCACGGCAAATACGTCGATTTCGATCCCATCTACAGCTGGCCGAAGCCGCTGACAAAGCCATACACCCCGCTCTACTTCGGTGGGGGAGAGGCAAACTTTCCCCGCATCGCGGAATTCGGCGCCGGCTGGCTCTCGCTGAGCCCGTCCGCCGACGCGCTGGCCGGCGACCTCGGGAAGCTTCGCGATCTCGCCGGCCCCGACGTGCCAGTGATCGCCTCCCACGTCGGGAAGGTAACCGCGGAACTCCTGGCCGGGTACCGCGATCTGGGCATCAAGCACGTCACGGTCGAGCTGCCGACCCAGCCTCGCGAGGAGACTCTGCGGCGCCTCGACACCCTGCATGCGGCATATGCCGAGCTAGACTAA
- a CDS encoding class I SAM-dependent methyltransferase, whose product MARSDKDTWDLASSVGATATAVAASRAMASQNPDALLNDPFADPLVRAVGIDTFVKLIDGEIDHGDDPLLNRRAMNEQIAVRTRYFDEFFLRASESGIRQAVILASGLDTRAYRLPWPAGTQVFEIDQPQVIAFKTRTLAGLGAEPTAQRIAVAIDLREDWPAALVAAGFDPTQPTAWSAEGLLVYLPPEAQDRLFDNIAALSAPGSRIATEHMDMRHVPADWAERLTERSQRLGSDINLAELFYTGDRNPAADYLGARGWHTDVRTTEQAYAINGFEVPNDELASFGAGSGYLTAVLG is encoded by the coding sequence ATGGCTCGTAGCGACAAAGACACCTGGGACCTGGCGTCCAGCGTCGGCGCCACCGCAACCGCCGTTGCTGCGTCGCGCGCGATGGCGTCGCAGAACCCTGACGCGTTGTTGAACGACCCTTTTGCCGACCCGCTGGTGCGTGCGGTCGGCATCGACACGTTCGTCAAGCTCATCGACGGCGAGATCGACCATGGCGACGATCCCTTACTCAACCGCCGCGCCATGAACGAGCAGATTGCCGTGCGGACCCGCTACTTCGACGAATTCTTCCTGCGGGCAAGTGAATCCGGTATCCGACAGGCCGTGATCCTGGCCTCGGGCCTGGACACCCGCGCTTACCGGCTACCGTGGCCGGCCGGCACCCAGGTCTTCGAGATCGACCAGCCACAGGTCATCGCATTCAAGACGCGGACACTGGCTGGCCTCGGAGCCGAGCCAACCGCCCAACGGATCGCTGTCGCAATAGATTTGCGCGAGGACTGGCCAGCGGCACTGGTCGCGGCCGGGTTCGATCCGACACAGCCGACGGCCTGGAGTGCGGAGGGATTGCTGGTCTACCTGCCGCCGGAGGCGCAGGACCGGCTGTTCGACAACATCGCAGCGCTCTCGGCGCCGGGTAGCCGGATCGCCACCGAGCACATGGACATGCGACACGTGCCGGCAGACTGGGCCGAGCGACTCACCGAGAGGTCACAGCGCCTCGGCTCCGACATCAACCTGGCCGAGCTCTTCTACACCGGCGACCGCAACCCTGCCGCCGACTACCTCGGCGCGCGCGGGTGGCACACCGATGTGCGTACCACCGAGCAGGCCTATGCCATCAATGGTTTCGAGGTGCCGAACGACGAGTTGGCGTCCTTCGGCGCCGGCTCCGGTTACCTGACAGCCGTTTTGGGCTAA
- a CDS encoding alpha/beta hydrolase, protein MTVEEFVYADRPTGPLSVRVFRPTGSNRQTAVLHLHGGAWRVGAPAMLDFRSAALAAHGYTVVQVQYRLLGQAAWPAPVTDVRSALRWVVGHADQLDIHPDSIVLWGHSAGGHIALMAAATRADRRLDHAGDDATMPLSVAAVIDCYAPVSFQAEDPPILRIGPAGMDLAAIVPRQRSDGAIPAADLLGAPCSAAEAAAISPLALVDVDFPPTMLVHGTADILITPINSRRLADELSRLGVICELVTFAECNHEFDAAPSYAAAVVAHIDVFLRRMLGEPSLAAELARYSMFG, encoded by the coding sequence GTGACCGTCGAGGAGTTCGTCTACGCCGATCGGCCCACCGGCCCGCTTAGTGTGCGGGTATTCCGGCCGACCGGGTCGAACCGGCAGACGGCGGTGCTGCATCTGCACGGCGGGGCGTGGCGCGTCGGGGCGCCGGCCATGTTGGATTTCCGCTCGGCCGCCCTCGCTGCGCACGGATACACCGTGGTGCAGGTGCAGTACCGCTTGCTCGGCCAGGCGGCATGGCCGGCCCCCGTCACCGATGTCCGGTCGGCCCTGCGGTGGGTTGTCGGTCATGCCGACCAGTTGGACATCCACCCCGACTCGATCGTGCTGTGGGGACACAGCGCCGGTGGACACATCGCGTTGATGGCGGCGGCGACTCGCGCGGACCGGAGGCTTGACCACGCTGGGGATGATGCGACTATGCCGCTCTCGGTCGCGGCAGTGATCGACTGCTACGCGCCGGTGAGCTTTCAGGCCGAGGATCCACCGATACTCCGAATCGGTCCCGCCGGAATGGATCTCGCCGCCATCGTCCCCAGACAGCGCAGCGACGGGGCGATCCCAGCCGCCGATCTATTAGGGGCTCCGTGCAGCGCGGCGGAGGCTGCCGCCATCAGCCCGCTGGCCCTCGTCGACGTGGATTTCCCGCCGACCATGCTGGTTCACGGAACCGCAGACATCTTGATCACGCCGATCAACTCCAGGCGTTTGGCGGACGAGCTCAGTCGGCTGGGCGTGATCTGCGAGCTCGTGACATTCGCCGAATGCAACCATGAATTCGACGCTGCGCCCAGCTATGCGGCCGCGGTGGTCGCGCACATCGACGTTTTTCTGCGTCGGATGCTCGGGGAACCGAGCCTCGCCGCCGAGCTCGCCCGGTATTCGATGTTCGGCTAG
- a CDS encoding formate/nitrite transporter family protein yields MSVPTLAVDGAQNHPATIDSPAVRDPLELFSVGEMTARVAEIAVEKAAHPVSFLVRSLVGGAMVSFGVLLSLVVSTGVSASGIASLLMGLAFGMSFALILVSGMSLITADMAAGAIALLQRRMNPLGYLRLLLIGLIGNCAGALTFVAVCAAAGGPYLGSFAQRAAVVATAKTSQPTLTAILLAVVCTWFLQTSMCLFFKARTDVARMGFAFYGPFAFVIGATQHVIANVGFLGLPLLLSVFHPDAPHTSLTWGFGPHGLLANLAITTVGNLIGGTLFVAVPFQLVARLQENGR; encoded by the coding sequence GTGTCCGTCCCAACCCTCGCCGTCGATGGTGCCCAGAATCATCCCGCAACGATCGACTCGCCAGCGGTCCGCGATCCGCTAGAGCTGTTCAGCGTCGGCGAGATGACCGCTCGGGTAGCCGAGATCGCCGTCGAAAAGGCAGCTCATCCAGTGAGTTTCCTCGTCCGCTCGCTGGTCGGCGGCGCGATGGTGTCGTTTGGCGTGCTGCTGTCCTTGGTGGTCAGCACCGGTGTCTCGGCGTCGGGTATCGCGAGCTTGCTGATGGGTTTGGCATTTGGCATGTCGTTTGCCTTGATCCTGGTGTCTGGTATGTCGCTGATCACCGCCGATATGGCCGCCGGCGCCATCGCGCTTCTCCAACGGCGGATGAACCCGCTCGGCTATCTTCGCCTACTGCTGATCGGATTGATCGGAAACTGCGCAGGCGCATTGACTTTCGTCGCTGTCTGCGCGGCAGCCGGTGGCCCCTACCTCGGCTCGTTCGCGCAGCGCGCGGCCGTCGTGGCGACTGCGAAGACCTCGCAGCCAACCTTGACCGCGATTCTGCTCGCGGTGGTCTGCACCTGGTTTTTGCAGACATCGATGTGCCTGTTCTTCAAAGCCCGAACCGATGTCGCGCGAATGGGATTCGCGTTTTACGGACCGTTCGCCTTCGTCATCGGCGCCACCCAACACGTCATCGCCAATGTCGGCTTCCTGGGACTACCCTTGCTGCTGTCGGTGTTTCACCCTGACGCACCACACACGTCGCTGACATGGGGATTCGGTCCGCATGGACTGCTGGCCAATCTCGCGATCACCACCGTGGGAAATCTGATCGGCGGCACGCTGTTCGTCGCGGTCCCCTTCCAGCTTGTCGCCAGGCTCCAGGAGAACGGGCGCTGA
- a CDS encoding acyl-CoA dehydrogenase family protein, whose amino-acid sequence MTTELDRAFSETAAAVPADVADHIARRATVLDEGADNTRENLGLLAQHGLLGLGAPANRGGALPAMAAVIAEIAGHCLSTAFSAWAHRMTLEYLTAAATPWSIDAAAGLTGSAALGVTGMASAFKDAAGCGSIELVATPTDGGYRLTGALRWASNLYPDSVMVTAARTEGDEKLVVALPLAADGVTVGNHFELLALGSTASSSVKLDDVYVGEAQILTRDIGPFLDRVRPTFLVLQSAMCVGLARRCLDEVAPSLTGVNAAFRSEFDSLTTQLASAQAQTEALADAVGSATPTKRELLTLRLAAADTVSAAAALEIRTAGGKGYARRTDASRRFREAAFIPVQSPSEAQLRWELHTGS is encoded by the coding sequence ATGACCACCGAACTCGACCGCGCATTCAGCGAGACGGCTGCCGCCGTCCCGGCCGATGTCGCAGACCACATTGCCCGCCGCGCAACGGTGTTAGACGAAGGTGCCGACAACACCCGCGAGAACCTCGGGCTGCTCGCCCAGCACGGGCTACTCGGATTGGGTGCTCCCGCCAACCGCGGCGGCGCACTGCCGGCGATGGCGGCGGTGATCGCCGAGATCGCGGGCCACTGCCTGTCGACCGCGTTTTCGGCCTGGGCGCATCGCATGACGCTCGAGTACCTGACCGCGGCGGCAACGCCGTGGTCGATCGATGCTGCCGCCGGCCTGACCGGTAGCGCCGCGTTGGGCGTCACCGGCATGGCGTCGGCCTTCAAGGACGCCGCAGGGTGCGGGTCCATCGAACTGGTAGCGACACCGACCGACGGCGGTTACCGGCTCACCGGTGCTCTGCGCTGGGCCAGCAACCTCTACCCCGATTCGGTGATGGTCACGGCCGCGCGCACCGAAGGCGACGAAAAACTGGTCGTCGCACTGCCACTCGCCGCCGACGGCGTGACTGTCGGCAATCACTTCGAACTGCTGGCATTGGGTAGTACCGCGTCGTCGTCGGTCAAGCTCGACGACGTCTATGTCGGAGAAGCGCAGATCCTCACCCGCGATATCGGACCTTTCCTGGACCGCGTTCGGCCGACATTTCTGGTGCTGCAGTCGGCGATGTGCGTCGGGTTGGCGCGCCGGTGCCTCGACGAGGTTGCACCCAGTCTCACCGGTGTGAACGCAGCCTTCAGGTCTGAGTTCGACTCGTTGACAACACAACTCGCCTCCGCACAAGCCCAGACAGAAGCTCTGGCAGACGCTGTCGGCAGCGCGACGCCGACCAAGCGCGAACTGTTGACGCTGCGGCTGGCCGCGGCGGATACCGTCAGCGCTGCGGCCGCTTTGGAGATCCGGACTGCCGGCGGGAAGGGCTACGCGCGGCGTACCGACGCGAGCCGCCGATTCCGGGAAGCCGCGTTCATCCCCGTCCAATCACCGTCAGAGGCCCAGCTTCGCTGGGAACTGCACACCGGCAGCTGA
- a CDS encoding OsmC family protein, whose protein sequence is MTTFSGQALTIDAAGLDRLSCNAKADPATGKKTLRAKTVCGSNFRNLTYVRDLAPMLVGEPPALLGDDAAPNPSETVLAALGSCIAVGLLANATHRGVALTKIEVSMEGDIDISAVWGVGDTPDDKVPGFTAVRSQVVLAGDADPAVLQEIHDNAIHWSPVVNTLRRPASVDSTLTVE, encoded by the coding sequence ATGACCACCTTCTCTGGCCAAGCCCTCACGATCGACGCCGCGGGGCTGGACCGGCTCTCCTGTAACGCCAAGGCCGACCCAGCGACCGGGAAAAAGACACTTCGGGCAAAGACAGTGTGCGGGTCCAACTTTCGTAACCTGACCTATGTCCGTGACTTGGCGCCGATGCTCGTCGGTGAGCCACCTGCGCTACTGGGTGACGACGCGGCACCAAACCCGTCGGAAACCGTTCTCGCGGCGCTGGGTTCGTGCATCGCGGTCGGATTGCTGGCCAATGCCACGCATCGGGGTGTCGCGCTGACCAAGATCGAAGTGAGCATGGAGGGTGACATCGACATCTCGGCCGTCTGGGGAGTCGGCGACACCCCCGACGACAAGGTTCCGGGGTTCACCGCGGTACGCAGCCAGGTGGTGCTGGCCGGAGATGCCGATCCCGCCGTGCTACAGGAAATTCACGACAACGCGATCCACTGGTCGCCCGTGGTCAACACGTTGCGTCGGCCGGCATCGGTCGACAGCACGCTCACCGTCGAATAG
- a CDS encoding TetR/AcrR family transcriptional regulator has protein sequence MRTPHATAASGAVDMPRTARPADRLLAAATDLFGKYGIRAVGIDRILREADCAKASLYSTFGSKDALVIAYLRELDLADRNRFAQAIESVDDPVAKVLTFFDLAHAKGLRHNFPGCLYTSAASEFPGVRFQPIDEHRQWVRSTLSGLLRAAGTPRPASLAREIQLLYDGALVASKVEQSPAPIRFGRGLAENAIARALDAQS, from the coding sequence ATGCGGACCCCTCATGCCACGGCCGCTTCGGGTGCGGTTGACATGCCGAGGACGGCGCGCCCGGCCGACCGTCTGCTCGCGGCGGCGACGGACCTGTTTGGCAAGTACGGAATCAGGGCGGTCGGCATCGACCGCATCCTCCGCGAGGCGGACTGCGCGAAAGCGAGCCTCTACAGCACGTTTGGTTCCAAGGACGCCCTGGTCATCGCGTACCTGAGAGAACTAGATCTCGCCGACCGGAACCGGTTCGCTCAGGCAATCGAAAGTGTCGATGATCCCGTCGCGAAGGTGCTGACGTTCTTCGATCTCGCGCACGCCAAGGGTTTACGGCACAACTTTCCCGGTTGCCTTTACACCAGCGCGGCGTCCGAATTCCCCGGTGTGCGTTTCCAACCCATCGACGAGCACCGCCAGTGGGTCCGGTCCACCTTGAGCGGTCTGCTCAGGGCCGCCGGCACCCCGCGGCCCGCGTCCTTGGCCCGTGAGATCCAGCTGCTGTACGACGGCGCCTTGGTCGCTTCCAAAGTGGAGCAGTCGCCTGCGCCAATTCGATTCGGGCGAGGCCTCGCCGAGAACGCCATCGCTCGCGCACTCGACGCCCAGTCCTGA
- a CDS encoding TetR/AcrR family transcriptional regulator has product MATAHATVSPTTKPMGKDEVSAAVLQAAAELFAEKGPAATSIREVATRAGVNHGLLHRHFGSKRQLLAATLQNLADSAASLRESGAPEAEIEAAYETQARVMVRSMLDGFPVEELQQRFPGMQAFLEQVQAHHDDDRTARLLAAHGMALQVGWGLMGPTLRVAFGLQDLNDTQIRAAITDQIAKIVAAE; this is encoded by the coding sequence ATGGCTACAGCGCATGCAACGGTTTCACCCACGACGAAGCCAATGGGTAAGGACGAGGTAAGCGCCGCGGTTCTGCAGGCAGCGGCCGAGCTGTTCGCGGAGAAAGGGCCGGCGGCCACGTCTATTCGCGAAGTCGCGACCCGCGCCGGGGTCAACCACGGCCTTCTGCACCGGCACTTCGGCAGTAAGCGCCAACTCCTTGCCGCGACGCTGCAAAACCTCGCCGACTCCGCCGCAAGCCTGCGTGAGTCCGGTGCCCCGGAGGCGGAGATCGAGGCCGCCTATGAAACTCAGGCGCGCGTGATGGTGCGCTCGATGCTCGACGGCTTTCCCGTCGAGGAGTTGCAGCAGCGCTTTCCCGGCATGCAAGCCTTCCTCGAGCAAGTGCAGGCCCATCACGACGACGACCGGACGGCGCGGTTGCTGGCCGCGCACGGGATGGCCCTGCAGGTCGGCTGGGGCCTGATGGGGCCGACCCTGCGGGTCGCCTTCGGATTGCAGGATCTCAACGACACCCAGATCCGGGCCGCCATCACCGACCAGATCGCGAAAATCGTTGCAGCGGAGTAA
- a CDS encoding TauD/TfdA dioxygenase family protein, with amino-acid sequence MSSELRVVKLGENIGARIDGIRLGELDAETADAVNAALLTHKVVFFRGQTHLDDDSQYAFAESLGVPTTPHPTLKFDGSRVMRLDSIGGGGANQWHTDVTFVDRPPKASILRAVELPAYGGTTTWASTVSAYQQLPPPLQQLADNLWAMHNNAFDYAQVDPAKLAALEADPEAILKYANEFHSTHYETHHPVVRVHPETGERSLLLGNFVKAILGVNGSESQALFRIFQDRITWLENTIRWSWEPGDVAMWDNRATQHYAVSDYGTQHRAMRRITLAGDIPVSVSGERSRAVAGDASDYSIVDTPKRLVA; translated from the coding sequence GTGAGCAGTGAGCTTCGTGTGGTGAAACTGGGCGAGAACATCGGGGCCCGCATCGACGGGATACGCCTTGGCGAACTCGACGCCGAGACCGCGGACGCCGTCAACGCGGCGCTGCTCACCCACAAGGTGGTGTTCTTCCGCGGCCAGACGCACCTCGACGATGACTCGCAGTACGCCTTCGCCGAGAGCCTGGGCGTCCCCACGACCCCGCATCCGACGTTGAAATTCGACGGCAGCCGCGTGATGCGACTGGACTCCATCGGCGGCGGTGGCGCCAACCAATGGCACACCGATGTCACGTTCGTCGATCGGCCGCCGAAAGCGTCGATCCTGCGAGCCGTCGAATTGCCGGCATATGGCGGCACCACGACGTGGGCGTCCACTGTGTCCGCATATCAGCAGTTGCCGCCGCCACTGCAACAGCTGGCAGACAACCTGTGGGCGATGCACAACAACGCTTTCGACTACGCACAAGTCGATCCCGCGAAGCTGGCGGCGCTGGAAGCCGACCCCGAGGCCATCCTGAAATACGCGAACGAGTTTCACTCGACTCACTACGAGACCCATCATCCGGTGGTAAGGGTGCACCCGGAGACGGGCGAACGTTCTCTGCTGCTCGGCAATTTCGTCAAAGCGATTCTGGGGGTCAACGGCTCGGAGTCCCAAGCGCTCTTCCGCATCTTCCAAGACCGGATCACTTGGTTGGAGAACACGATTCGGTGGAGCTGGGAGCCCGGCGACGTCGCGATGTGGGACAACCGCGCGACACAGCACTACGCAGTCTCCGATTACGGCACACAGCACCGCGCAATGCGCCGCATCACTCTCGCGGGTGACATTCCGGTGAGCGTCAGCGGCGAGCGCAGCCGGGCGGTCGCTGGCGATGCCAGTGACTACTCGATCGTGGACACGCCCAAACGGCTTGTCGCCTGA
- a CDS encoding SDR family NAD(P)-dependent oxidoreductase — protein sequence MGLLDHKTAVVTGANSGIGLAAAERFIAEGAERVFITARRQPELQSAAERLGPRAVAIPADVGVPGDLDRLYAQVAAAGNRLDVVVANAGLTRVARLGDISDDDLDTVLTTNVKGVVYTVQKALPLLNDGASVILIGSTTADRGRPGLSVYAASKAAVRSLARAWANELADRGIRVNVLVPGSTATPGSDNLAAQTNPNVSIDEFRAGRISTIPLGRFAEPIEIANAAVFLASELSSFITGSTVDADGGFNQV from the coding sequence ATGGGACTGCTCGACCACAAGACTGCCGTCGTCACCGGTGCCAACTCCGGCATCGGCCTGGCCGCCGCCGAGCGATTCATCGCCGAGGGCGCCGAGCGGGTCTTCATCACCGCGCGTAGACAGCCCGAACTGCAGTCTGCGGCAGAGCGATTGGGGCCGCGCGCGGTTGCGATACCCGCAGACGTAGGCGTACCCGGCGACCTTGACCGGCTCTATGCGCAGGTCGCCGCTGCCGGAAACCGCCTCGATGTCGTGGTGGCGAATGCCGGGTTGACGAGGGTCGCCCGGCTGGGCGACATCAGCGACGACGACCTCGACACGGTGCTGACCACCAACGTCAAGGGCGTGGTGTACACCGTGCAGAAGGCGCTGCCGCTGTTGAACGATGGTGCCTCGGTGATCCTGATCGGCTCCACCACCGCCGACCGCGGGCGGCCGGGACTGAGTGTCTACGCCGCGTCGAAGGCGGCCGTGCGATCGCTCGCCCGCGCCTGGGCCAACGAACTTGCCGATCGGGGCATCCGGGTGAACGTGCTCGTCCCGGGTTCGACCGCGACCCCGGGTAGCGATAACCTGGCCGCCCAGACCAACCCCAACGTGAGCATCGACGAGTTTCGGGCCGGTCGCATCTCGACGATTCCACTCGGTCGATTCGCCGAGCCCATCGAAATCGCCAACGCCGCAGTGTTTCTGGCGAGCGAGCTATCCAGCTTCATCACCGGGTCGACGGTCGATGCCGACGGCGGCTTCAACCAGGTCTGA
- a CDS encoding MFS transporter, which translates to MVEALVDPHPGSDFALAGLTPRARLWLLTVACFGVLLVIASMVALNTALPDIAIATGASQTQLTWIVDCYTLVLACLLLPAGAIGDRFGRRGAMLVGLAVFGAASLVAAVTSDPLVVIVSRGVAGGGAALIMPATLSLITAAHPKDQRNKAVGIWAGVAGSGAVIGMLGSGALLNFWSWHSIFWAFAGAAAAIFLLALTIASSRETDTHPLDWRGAAVIGGAVATLVFGILEAPAHGWTHPLVVVSITVGLLLSVAFGFVEVRQRFPLLDVRLFAVPAFATGAATITVFFLSMFGFLFLLMQYMQMILGYSPNKTALALSPVIGPMLVLSVLSFWYLPRLGLRAVVVSGLLLIATGCLCMLGIKVGSPYWRAAWPMLVMSIGIGLCTAPTTSVIMTTAPDDKQGVASAVNDASREIGAALGIALAGSMLAGHYSKALAPNLTGFPKPVGDAASTSLEQALEVSRRLGPVGARLAAASKTAFIDAMHSSLLVLAILVAVSAVLIGLWAPGRDDQQLRPVRHLLARRRSH; encoded by the coding sequence TTGGTCGAGGCGTTGGTCGACCCGCATCCCGGCAGTGACTTCGCACTCGCCGGCCTGACACCGCGGGCCCGACTCTGGCTGCTGACCGTGGCGTGCTTCGGTGTGCTGCTGGTGATCGCCTCGATGGTGGCCCTGAATACCGCGCTGCCCGACATTGCGATCGCCACTGGGGCGAGTCAAACCCAACTCACCTGGATCGTGGACTGCTACACCCTGGTGTTGGCCTGCCTGCTGTTGCCGGCCGGTGCAATCGGAGACCGGTTCGGCCGGCGCGGCGCGATGCTGGTCGGCCTGGCCGTCTTCGGCGCCGCGTCATTGGTCGCCGCGGTGACGTCCGATCCTCTGGTCGTCATCGTCTCCCGTGGCGTCGCCGGCGGAGGCGCGGCGCTGATCATGCCCGCGACGTTGTCGTTGATCACCGCAGCGCACCCCAAGGACCAGCGCAATAAGGCGGTAGGCATCTGGGCCGGTGTCGCCGGGTCGGGAGCCGTCATCGGGATGCTCGGATCCGGTGCCCTGCTGAACTTTTGGTCTTGGCACTCGATCTTCTGGGCGTTTGCCGGTGCGGCGGCGGCGATCTTCCTGTTGGCCCTGACCATCGCAAGCTCACGCGAGACGGACACCCATCCGCTCGACTGGCGCGGCGCGGCGGTCATCGGGGGAGCGGTGGCGACACTCGTGTTCGGCATCCTCGAGGCACCTGCGCACGGGTGGACCCATCCGTTGGTAGTCGTCAGCATCACCGTCGGCTTGTTATTGAGCGTGGCATTCGGCTTCGTCGAAGTGCGCCAACGCTTTCCCCTGTTGGATGTGCGCCTGTTCGCGGTACCCGCATTCGCCACCGGCGCCGCCACCATCACTGTGTTCTTCTTGTCGATGTTCGGGTTCTTGTTCCTGCTCATGCAGTACATGCAGATGATCCTGGGTTACAGCCCCAATAAGACCGCACTGGCGCTCAGCCCGGTCATCGGCCCGATGCTGGTGCTTTCGGTGCTGTCCTTCTGGTATCTGCCCCGACTCGGCCTGCGCGCTGTTGTCGTCAGTGGGCTCCTGCTGATCGCAACCGGTTGTTTGTGCATGCTCGGCATCAAGGTGGGGTCGCCCTACTGGCGCGCGGCGTGGCCGATGTTGGTGATGAGTATCGGCATTGGGCTGTGCACAGCGCCGACGACATCGGTCATCATGACCACCGCCCCTGACGACAAGCAGGGTGTGGCATCGGCGGTCAACGACGCCAGCCGCGAGATCGGTGCCGCGCTCGGCATCGCGCTGGCCGGGTCGATGTTGGCCGGCCATTACTCGAAAGCGCTGGCACCCAACCTGACTGGCTTTCCGAAACCGGTGGGCGACGCCGCATCGACGTCACTCGAGCAAGCGCTGGAAGTGTCGCGGCGACTCGGTCCCGTCGGGGCTCGACTGGCGGCAGCCAGCAAGACGGCCTTCATCGACGCCATGCATTCGTCGCTGCTGGTCCTCGCCATCCTCGTTGCGGTCAGCGCTGTGCTGATCGGGTTGTGGGCGCCCGGTCGCGACGACCAGCAGTTGCGACCGGTCCGCCACCTGTTGGCTCGGCGGCGGTCTCACTAG